Part of the Notamacropus eugenii isolate mMacEug1 chromosome 5, mMacEug1.pri_v2, whole genome shotgun sequence genome is shown below.
GAGAAAATGTGGAGAAAGGGTTTTACAGCTTTAAGTGCTACATACGTCAGCAGTCATGATCATTATCCATACTGTGACAGAGGAGTCAATACTTGAAGCAGTATTTATTGAGAATTTtggaaaatttgagttccaggGTCAATCCGCCAACTTCATTTTTGGATTTAAATTTACAAGAGTGCTACTTAATAAAGAAGGAGCATCTTTGCACCCCTATGAGCATTACTTTTATGTCaagatatggaagtgattttcTATTTAGTGACAGGACATTCTCCACAACTGAGGTCCCCACTCAGTCTATACCTTGGTTGTGACTTTCATACAGTCACTGTCAAAGTTGCCCTAATGCCTGTGACCTTTTAATTTCTAAGTAGGTATCCAGGACTGATGACCTTCTCATCCAGGGATGGTAAAGGAAACCAGCATAAAATAAGACGAAGAACCAAGACTGGTGCATTcaatttgatatttctttttggcttttctcaatttttataatggacattttttcttctccaattttaaATGCTCATTGAAAAATATTCCTGTGATTAATAGAAGTCATTCCATTCCAATTTTATGCATCTCAGAGCTCCATTTTACTTGCAATGATGGTCATTGAAAGTTCAGGATAACAgccttaggttaaaaaaaaaagaaagattttcttcCTGTGGGTGATAATCTTCCCAGTTGTTGTATTAAAAAGTCttcaatgaagaaacagaagtcgATAATCAAAGATGAATTTACATCATGCCAAACCAACTCACCCCTTGTCTTGGATAGCCATACtcaccctcttctttcttccatcttcccccaGGCCTGACTCTCCCATGAACATAAAGAACTCCACAGAGGTGACTGAGTTTATCCTGTTGGGAATCCCTCACACAGAAGGACTGGAGACTGTGCTCTTTGTCATCTTCTTATTCATCTACATCTTCACCCTGCTGGGGAACTTCCTCATCCTCTTGGCTATCATTTCCTCCTCTCACCTTCACACACCCATGTATTTCTTCTTGGGACTCTTATCtacttttgatatattttttccttcagtgagtTCTCCTAAAATGCTAGTCTTTCTCCCAGGAAATAGTCGAGCCATCTCCTATAAAGGATGTGCCTCCCAGCTCTTCTTCTACCATTTTGTAGGATGTGTTGAGGGCATTCTATACTCTGTGATGTCCTATGACCGTTTTGTTGCTGTCTGTCATCCCCTATGCTACACAGTCATTATGAACTCCAGACTTTGTGTGGTCCTAGCCACATGTACCTCATTGATAGGTTGTGCCCATGCCACTATACTGACATCTCTCACCTTCCAGTTACCTTACTGTGGTCCCAATGAAATAGACTATTATTTCTGTGACATTCCTGTTGTTCTGCCTTTGGCCTGTGCTGATAGCTCACTGGCCCAGAGGGTGGGTTTCACTAATGTAGGCCTTTTGCCTTTGATGTTTTTTttcactattattatctcctatACCCGCATTGGGGTAGCCATTTTGAGGATCCGTTCAGCTGAAGGCAGGAGTAAAGCTTTCTATACCTGTAGTGCCCACCTCATTGCCATCATGTGTGCCTATGGACCAATTATCATCATCTATTTTCAGTCCACACCCAACCCTTTGCTTGGTGCTGTAGTTCAAATTTTGAATAACATTGTCTCACCTATGTTGAACTCATTAATCTATTCTCTGAGAAACAAGGAAGTAAAAAGATCCTTGAAAAGAGTTTTGTGTAGGGCAGGACCAACTGTAGAGGCCTAAATTAGGAGTCCTCAGAATCACTGGTCAGGCCCTGTTTCCATCTTTGGGTGGAAACTGTTGATCAGATTCCTCTCCTTCATTGAATGGTCATCATGTCACTGCCTTTTCTCTGGGTCATCGATTCCATCTTTTTTGTATGATGTATGCAACTAGAAAATAGTCcaatatgagaaaaaaagtagCTAGTTGAGTTCTCTTTTCCCCTAAagggctttttttgttgttgttgggattcatttttatttcattatctcatttcatatcATTATCTTAAGAGAAACTAATCTTTGAAGGAACGTGTCTTTCTCATGGTAGCAATTTTGAAGAATGTTTCTTCGCAGGAAGTAAGGGACAGTTTAGacatgatttcactggtgtagagaGTTACTAAAGAGCTCCCCTTTTCCCACTGTTTTGAATCACCAAACCCAGTGACAGTATCTCCCATTCACTCATTATTTACTCTAGTCTCTGATGAAAATTTGAGAGcctgttttaattttcaaatttttactTTCCTTCAGTTATACGTTTattctcttgaaaaaaaaatctatgaagtaATTCCTACATATCTTCTGCTTTGTCTCctttagtcttttctttttccacacTCTTAGCACTCTCATGTCTATGTTCACTTTCAGCGAATAagtattaaaaagcaaaatgctAAAGTTAGTGTTGCCAAGCaacatattagctgtatgattcCCAGTCCAGGAGTGTACTGGTAAATGATTAACAACTGACTGGGGAAAAAATGTCCTCAAGACACgtattttctctatcactttcataagtctagagtatcagcaaaacaataaaccaagccctcaTTTGTGGCATCTGTCAGTCTCCAAGGTCAAAGGGCATCCTTTTGGACATGAAAGTGAACAAGCATTCTCTCAGTCAAAAATCTGACAGGTAGACATAAAGCCTTTGCTTGAAAAATTCTAGTGCAAGTTAACCTATTACTTTCTAAGATAAGACAATTACTTTTCTTATAGCTCTATTATCTGTCTCTCTGAAATTTCTATCCATTCTCCCTAATTCTTCCCCACATGATCAAACAGAACAAAGTTATTTCCCCATTGTTAGTTTGTCCTCCCTTTTCATACTTCTGCTTCAGCATTTCtaacttcctttaagattcagcttaGGGACTATCTCTTACATAAGGTCTTTGCTCTTCCTCCATAGTTACCAGAAATGGGCTATAATCAGCTTGGAATGGCTAATCAGAACTGTTGGCTAAATTTTCTGTGTGAGCATTGACACCTTTGAAATCCTCAAATGGTACAAATAAGaccttgatttgttgttttgttgtttgtctgGACTTGacagtgataaaaaaaatcttaataatcCTGGTTAAACTAAAGTGTTGTGCCTTTTATAGTAATTGATATGATATGTGCAATGAATATCCTAATAGATTAGgtttttctgtgttgtctactCCAACTTGTGAGTCAGACTCACGGTGTAACTTgaaatgatcaatcaatcagtcgGCAAGGCTCACGATCGCTGGCATCCTTCTGCCTGTGTACCTGGAGTGAAGTGAATCAAAGATTGTAGAGCCTGTTCCTGtcacagaactctggtcctgTGACACATCAAGTAATGACCCCAAGGACTTGAACAATACAGCTCCCCCAGGGCTCCTGAGTTGTTGTATTGTCTTCCATTTGGGAGTTTGGCATGGGAAACCACTCTGGCCTAGCAAATAAATTTGTAATCCATCttaccccctcccttcccacttgtGACTTATGTATGTAATCTCTGTCTTCACTTCAGCAAGTTGGAATTCTGATCAGGAGAATTCCCGATTTGCAAATTTGTTCCTCATAATGAAACTAAGTAAACGGCTACCTGGTCACTggcactctgtctctgtcctgCTATTTTGTCATTCTCAGGTTAGAGTCTGGTTCAGTAAAATCCTGTTAAAGGTGTCATGTATGCAAGTATatgtgagtacacacacacacacacacacacacagattcagAGAGGTGATTggtaaacatttatcagcataccCAAGGATTTCTCCCtcttgaaataaaattatatttattttgtatatactctaTTTGTTTATTAGCATATATTATTTATCCTTCACTAGAATATAAGCCCTTGAGTAGAGGAAACGTTGTGTTTTGTCTTGGGATCTTTCAGTGCCTAATGCTGTACTTTGTTtataataagtgcttagtaaatgcttgttgaactgaatagaATCTTTTTCTAATCATCGTCATCTTAGCTAGCACTTATAAtgcaaggtttgcaaagcactttactaataTCATCATAACAACACTGAGAGATAGGTGTGCTattacttttccctttttatagaAGAGGAGACAGAAGTTGAGACTTAACTTGTGACTGTgctgtcacacagctggttaatgtctgagactggacaTGAATCTAGGTATTCATGATTTCAGAGCCAACACTCTATCTTCTGCACCACATAGCTATTCCTGGCCCCTGACTCTTCTTCTGTCCTACTGACTAATTCCATGGTAGCAGATCCCTAATAGCCTTGACCATGTTTTTGAGTTACCCCTATGGTATGGTAGGGTCATGCTCCAGACCTCTCCATTTGAAGTTGTGGAGGCTAATGTTATCCCCAGGTTTTGCACACAGTCTTTTTATCTATCTAGGgctacaattcaattcaatttaaatatCAATCTCTTATTATGTActggggatacacacacacacacacaagatgcacatgcacacacatgctcatattctttgacctttgTCCTGCATGCTTGGAATATACAGTCTCTGCTCACCTGTGTCTCTT
Proteins encoded:
- the LOC140509160 gene encoding olfactory receptor 10N1-like; this translates as MNIKNSTEVTEFILLGIPHTEGLETVLFVIFLFIYIFTLLGNFLILLAIISSSHLHTPMYFFLGLLSTFDIFFPSVSSPKMLVFLPGNSRAISYKGCASQLFFYHFVGCVEGILYSVMSYDRFVAVCHPLCYTVIMNSRLCVVLATCTSLIGCAHATILTSLTFQLPYCGPNEIDYYFCDIPVVLPLACADSSLAQRVGFTNVGLLPLMFFFTIIISYTRIGVAILRIRSAEGRSKAFYTCSAHLIAIMCAYGPIIIIYFQSTPNPLLGAVVQILNNIVSPMLNSLIYSLRNKEVKRSLKRVLCRAGPTVEA